The proteins below are encoded in one region of Fimbriimonadaceae bacterium:
- a CDS encoding DinB family protein — protein MHPYLTNVLEFGPKLMAYSCRRLPTESWDEPTGPGRFTPREILAHLADWEPVFLARMQQAVRLPGSVLKVWDEGQWAIDHRYAESDPEASLAAFAKARSETAEFLRKAPIESFAAAALHPEKGLMTVDDMANMLLGHDLYHLEQIEEASLRY, from the coding sequence TTGCACCCCTATCTCACGAATGTCCTTGAATTCGGCCCGAAGCTCATGGCCTACTCGTGCCGGCGTTTGCCGACTGAGAGTTGGGACGAGCCGACAGGGCCGGGGCGCTTCACCCCCCGCGAGATCCTTGCCCACCTGGCTGACTGGGAGCCCGTTTTCCTGGCCCGGATGCAGCAGGCTGTGCGCCTTCCCGGCAGTGTCCTGAAGGTTTGGGACGAGGGCCAGTGGGCCATCGACCATCGCTACGCCGAGTCCGATCCCGAAGCCTCTTTGGCCGCGTTCGCCAAAGCCCGGTCGGAGACCGCCGAATTCCTGCGGAAAGCCCCGATCGAATCCTTCGCCGCTGCCGCGCTGCATCCGGAGAAGGGGCTGATGACGGTGGACGACATGGCCAACATGCTCTTGGGCCACGACCTCTACCACCTGGAGCAGATCGAAGAGGCGAGCCTCAGATACTAG
- a CDS encoding PEP-CTERM sorting domain-containing protein, with product MKGLRAAFAASALVGFTLANAQIVAFNNFGPGDTYNNGNGYTISEGPPINNDFNQGDQFTAAAGGPVDTITIALGYVTGTNGATITLHTDNNSEPGAVIGSWHITNMGNFGNPGIATTINVGGAVNIVAGQNYWLMASSDPNSWLAWNLNSTGDVGLHAFQTNGGPYAISQATRGAFRVNVVPEPATMVALGAGIAAIAARRRRK from the coding sequence ATGAAAGGCTTACGCGCGGCTTTCGCCGCTTCCGCTCTCGTTGGTTTTACGCTGGCCAACGCTCAGATCGTCGCTTTTAACAACTTCGGCCCTGGCGACACCTACAACAACGGCAACGGCTACACGATCTCCGAAGGGCCGCCGATCAACAACGACTTCAACCAGGGCGACCAGTTCACCGCTGCCGCCGGCGGCCCGGTCGACACGATCACGATCGCCCTCGGCTACGTGACGGGCACCAACGGCGCCACCATCACTTTGCACACCGACAACAACTCTGAGCCTGGCGCGGTCATCGGCTCCTGGCACATCACGAACATGGGGAACTTCGGTAACCCGGGCATCGCCACGACGATCAACGTCGGCGGCGCCGTGAACATCGTCGCCGGCCAGAACTACTGGCTCATGGCGAGCAGCGACCCGAACTCCTGGCTCGCTTGGAACCTCAACAGCACCGGCGACGTCGGACTCCACGCGTTCCAGACCAACGGTGGTCCCTACGCTATTTCGCAGGCCACCCGCGGCGCCTTCCGCGTGAACGTCGTGCCCGAGCCGGCCACTATGGTCGCTCTTGGTGCCGGCATCGCCGCGATCGCCGCTCGACGCCGACGAAAGTAA